The Lichenicola cladoniae sequence GCGAGGCGGTCCTGGTCTGGCTGCCGGAGATGGCGCAGGGCGCCGTCAACGTCCTCGCCCGCCACATCCATCTGGCTTGCACCGCAGCAGGCTACCCGCCGGTCGAGGCGCAATCCGCCCGTGCGCCGGCAACGCGGGCACTGGCCGGCTACCACGCCTATCGCGCTTTGTATGAGCGCCGCACCGCTGCCGAACTCAGGCTGGGCACCACGTCCCCGCTCCAACTCGGCGCGGCCTTGCTGGAGCTGTCGGCGGCCGACTATGCGCGCCGTGCCGCGTTGCTTGGCGGCATCCGTCTGCTGCCGATCGGCCGCCTGTATGAAGACGGCCACGATATCTACCCCGAGATGCTCCGGGACTGGACGCCGCCGCGCCCCGCGACGCCGCCCAACCCGTCGTCTGCAGCGTCCTAAACAGCCAAGAGGTCATCCATGATCGGCACCCTTGCCAAGATGCTTGCTGGGCTCTCGTTGACCCTGCGTCAGCCGCTCTACAGCTTCTGCGATGTCGAGACCACGCATGGCGATGCGTTGGTCAGCAAACATAGCGACTATATCTCGTTCGTCCGCTTAGACGGTATGCGCAAGATGGCGACCCGTCAGGATGTCGCCCGCATGGCGCTGGCCCAGCGCGTCGATCTTGCCGCGTCGCTGGAGAATAAGGGTCATGCGATCCTGGGCTGGTTTGCCTCCGATCCGGAGTTGTCGGCGGTCGAGATCGACCGGCTGAACATGGATAGCTGTCGTGCTGTGGCACGTGAGTTGAACATGGACCTGACCGACATTCTCGATGAGCGGGCGCGGCTGTGGCCGAAAATCATGCGTTGGGAGGCGGCGTACTACGTGCTGTTCACCCGCCGCTCGGTGCTGACCAAGGAAGAGCGCAAGCAGATGAAGGAGGAGCAGGACGCCATGGCGCGGGAACTCCCCCGCGTCGGCGACAGCCAGCGCTTCTATCTGCGCTCCGAGATCATGGCGGCGCGGCATGCCGCTTTCGTCGCACGTGTCATTGCCTCCCTGCGCAACGCCGACGTCGCCACGGTTGAACTCGACGCCCACGCATCGCTGACCCTGGCCCGCGAGGCGCTGTATCGCGAGACGGCGGGCTCGGCTTGGCGGCCGGTGCTGCTCGGCGACCGCGCCATGCCGCGCTGTCCGGAAGACGGTGAGAAGGCACGGCCGGAGCATCTGCTGTGGCCGTCAATCCGCAGTCAGATCTTCCATGCGGACGCCGTCACCCAGGGCGGGCAGCGGGTGCAGATCGGCGATTACGAGTATGCGCCGATCGACATGGCCGTGGGGCCGGAGGATCCGCGCCCGTTCATCGAGTTGGCCGCAGCCCTGGGCAGGGACCGCATCCCCTGGCGCGGCGCCATCCTGATCGAGGGCGGCGGCAAATCATCGATGGCGATGAAAGAGGTCGGCGCCAGCTTCCTGGCCATGTTCCCGAGCAACGGCGATCTGCGCCGCGCCTTCGCCGCCTTGCGGCAGGAGCGCATCGACAACAACCACATCTCGGTCAAGTTGCGGGCCTCGTTCGCGACCTGGGCGCCGATCGAAGACAAGCGCAAGCTGCGTCGCCGCGCCTCGACGTTGAGCCAGCGCATCGAGGGCTGGGGCAACTGCCGCGCCACCAGTGTCAGCGGTGATCCCCTGGAAGGGGCGATGAGCAGCGTGCCCGGGCTGGCGCTGGCGTCGACCGGAACGGCGTCACTGGCTCTGCTGGGTGATGCGCTGTCGATGATGCCGTGGAACCGGACCGCTTCGCCCTGGGAGCATGGCTCCGTGGTGTTTCGCCGGCCGGATGGGGCGATCTGGCCGTATGACCCGGCTGGCGGCTCCATGCGTCCGCAGGTGCTCGATATCTTCGTGGCACCTCCACGCTCGGGCAAATCAGTGCTGGCCAACTCGATTAACCTCGGGCTCTGCCTCAGCACCGCCGTCATGGGCTCCAAGGGCGCCAAGCTGCCGCTGATCGGCAAGGTCGATATCGGCCCGTCCGTGCAAGGCTTCATCCGTCTGCTGCAGGAGGCGCTCGGTCCGGAGCGCCGGCACGAGGCGATCTTCGTCACCATGCAGTTCGGCCGCGGCTACGAGGTCAACATCTTCGATCTGCAGGTCGGCTGTGAGTATCCGCTGCCGCTGGAGAAAGCCTTCCTGCAGAACTTCATGGCGCTGGCAACCTTGCCGCCGGAGACCACCACCCCGTTCGAGGGCATCAACCAGATGATTGGCTTGGTGCTCGATGAAGCCTACCGGCTGTGCACCGATGTGCCGGGCGGCTCACCCAAGCGCTACCGCGTCGGCGTCGAACCCGACGTCGATGCCATGCTGCAGAACCGCAACGTCGATCTCGAGCATGAAGAACCATGGTGGCGTGATGTGGTCAACGCCCTGATCGGCCTGGGCGAGTATCGTCTGGCCGAGGTGGCGCAGCGCTACGCAGTGCCGACGATGCAGGACCTGATTAGCGCCGCGCGCACCGACCAGGTACGCGATATGTTCAACAAGCTCAAGATCGACGCGACGCATGAGGATTCATGCTCGCTATTCGAGCGCTACATCTACGACATCATCCGCAAGTATCCGACGCTGAACAGCCCGACCAAGCTGGACTTCGGCCCGGCGCGGGTGATCGGTCTTGATCTGGCGGCTGTGGCGCCAACCGGCTCGGCCTCGGCCAACCGGCAGACCGAGATGATGTACATGCTGGCCCGGCATCTGCTGGCGCGCAATTTCTTCCTGCATCCGGACTACGCGCAATACGTGCCAGTCGCCGTGCGCGACTACCACCTGGCGCGCTTTCAGGACGTTATGGAAAGCGTCAAGCGCCTCGACTACGACGAGTGGCACCGCACCGAACGCAGCCCACAGGTGCGTGCCCAGGCTGAACTCGATGTGCGGGAAGGTCCCAAGCACAACATCCAGTTGGGCTTTGCCTCGCAGCGCCTGCAGGACATGGGCGACGGGATCACCTCGCAGGCGACCGGCCGCTTCATTCTCAAGGCTGGTGATGAGAAGGAAGCGGACGAGATCATCAACCGCTTCAACCTGACCGAGGCCAGCGCTGGGATTGTTCGATATGGTCTGAATGGTCCGGGTCCTGAAGGCGCGCCCTTCCTCGCCATCCTCACAGCGGGTGGGGAGAAATACGAGCAGATGCTGGTCAATTCGCTTGGGCCGATCGAGTTGTGGGCGCTGAGCACAACCCCGGGCGACACCGGCTTGCGCAACCGACTGTATGATCGGGTGGGCTTCAGCGAGGGGCTTCGACGGCTTTCCAAGGTGTTTCCGTACGGCTCGGCACTCAAGGAGATCGATCGGCGCAAGAAGGACCGGCTGATCCGTGGCGAACTCGACACCAAGGCTGAGCTTGGGGTTATCGACGAACTGGCTGGCGAGCTGCTCAACGGTCATGGCATCGGCATGAAGCTGCGCGACCCGGATGTCGAAGGACCGGAGCCGATACTGTTGGCTGCTGAGTAGCAGCCAATCTCCGCAAGTACCGAAAACGCGCTTGTAAAAAACTATGCCCCGTTCGCTCCACCACCACCGATCATCCATGGACCAACATGGAGGGCGTGATGAAAGTCGATAGGGCTAAGGTCTTCGAGACCACGTCACCATCATCGGGTATATCGACAGTCGGGGCATTGCTGGCGCTGGGGCTGCTTGCGGGCTGTGCGTCGACCGTCGTTCCGACTGACGTGTCGATGACCGGAATGCCAAACGCCGAACTAGCTTTGCGTCGTACCCTCGACCAGGTGAACGGCGACATGACGCAGATCGGCGGCATGCGGCCGTCCGGCTATGCCGAGGCAGCGGCCAACGCGCCGGTGCTTCCGGGCGAATTGCAGAAGCCGGTGCAGTTCGTCTGGACCGGTTCGCTCGACGCCGGCGTGCGAAAGCTCGCCACCAGCATCGGCTACACGGTTGTGGTCTCGGCACCGGACGATGCCCAGGCGATCAGCGTGGCGATTAATATCGACGGCCAGGTGATCAGTGCCTTCCGCGCACTCGGCGACCAGGCAGGCACGACCGCGACCGTGCAGGTCGATCCGCAGCACCGTCAGGTTCAGGTGATCCACCATGTTTAAGCTCCGGGCGCTGCTGTGCGCGGCCACGGTGTTGTCGTCGCTGACGATCAGCCAAGCCGGGCGGGCGGAGGGCGGGATCTACCCGAATGCAGTCCCCCCACTGCCGTCCGCCCTCCAGGTCGATCAGGCGACGCAGACTCTTGGCAATTCGACGAACCAGCCTGTGACCGGGGCCGCCGAGGCTCCGGCGATCGTTGGGGGACAGGCGCCGCCCTCGCTTGAGGCGCTGCAGGCGACCCGCCCCGGTGATCAGCATGGCGACGGTCTCAAGCCCGGCCGGGCTGAGGAGCTACGCCAATCGGCGATGGTGTATGGCGCGCAAGGCGGCTTGGCCGGTCGTGCCTTCGCGTTGAACGAGATGCTGCGCCGCTATGAGCCGGTGCTGGATACGACGTTCGACTTCCGCTCCCTGGTGTTGCCCGTTGGAAGCGGCCAGACGCTGATGCGGCCGCCGATCATCACCCAGGCGCAGCTGGCCTTTGCTTTGGGCGAGGGTGGTCAGGTCGCCCGCGAGACCGCCTGCATCTACGAGATCACCCGGGAAGCGCAGCTGACTTCAGCGCCGCCGAACTGGCGGGAGTATCTGGTCCGCAGCTGGGCCGCGCCGCAGCGGCCGGCCGACGCTGCGTTGCCGCGCACGGATGACGAAGTGGCCTACTGGAACAAATGGGTCGCGGAAGGCTGGGGCCACGGCGAGAAGCAGGCCGTGGATATTTTCCTGTCCGATCTGAGCCGGCTGCAGCGCGACATTACCGGCATGGCACGATACCGGGTGCTGTTGCGCTCGGGCCTGGTCGAGCAGCCACGTGTCGTGTTCCAGACCCGGGCGACGCAGGGCGGCCGTGACACGCTGCACGTCGGCGACAAGGTGGTGCGGATCACCGATCAGCCAGGATTGCAGGGTAGGCGGGCCGGCGCCGGGTATGGCTGCCAATGAGCCCGCTCAGCGCGCTGGGCGCATCCGACACCTACAAGGGGATGGTCATCGTCAGCGGAGCTGTTGGTGTCATGCGCTCGTATCGGCTCGATGTCGGTCTGCCCGACCTGGCTTGTTCCTGGGTCACCTTCGATCCGGCGGTCATCGAATTTCCATCGCTGCAGACGTCATCGCTCGGAAGGCGTAATCCATGAACGCCGTTACTCCGATCGAACTATCGTCCGCTCCGGCTGAATTCTGGCCGGATGAAGGCACGGTTTGGGTCAGCGATCCGCGCAAGGCCGCGCCCGGCCTGGATTCCTTGCTATCCTGGGCCTACGACCTGGGCGCCTCGCGCATCGGCTTCACGACCGGGCATCCGGTCTGGTTGCGCATCCATGGCCGCAACCGCCGCGCCACCCAGCACTCGCTGGACGAGGCGGAGATCGCGCAGATCGCCAACCATCTCTACGGCGCCGATGGCACGGCGCGCCTTCAGGGCGGGCAGGATTTCGACGTCTCGTATGAGATCGCGCGCACGCGGACCAAGCGGTTGCGTTTTCGTCTTAACGCCACGCCGATCCGCACCAGCCGGCGCGACGGCGCCAATGTGGTGCTACGGCCAATCCCTGACATGCCGCCAACCCTGGCGGCGCAACTGGTCGAGCCCGGGATCATGGCCGCGTTCCGGCCGCGAGAAGGGATGGTCATTGTCAGTGGTGCTACAGGCTCAGGCAAATCGACGCTGATCGCCGGCTTCACCATGGCCAAGCTGGAGGATCCAGCAGGCCACTACAATATTGCCGAGGGCGCAGCCCCGATCGAGTTTTTGCTCGACCGGGTGAAAAGTCCGTCGAGCACCATCAACCAGACCGAGATCCCCCGCGATCTGCCGACCTTTGAGGCGTTCATCCGTGGCTGCATGCGCCGCGAGCCGACTGACATCATCGTCGGCGAATGTCGGGATGGCGCGACAATGAGCGCGGCGGTGCAGGCTGCGATATCCGGGCATGTGCTACTCTCAACAATTCATGCACCTGATGTAGCGTTGACGATGCAGCGCATCGCTAGCCTCTGTCCGGCGGATGAACGCGACAACCTCGTCAGCGCCGTCGCGCAATCGCTGCGCCTGGTGATCAATCAGCGGCTGGCCATCTCGACCGACGGCCGCCGCACGGCGTTGCGCGAGTATCTCGTCTTCGATGCGAAACTACGCACCAAGTTCCTGCAGACCAACCCCTCCGACTGGCCGAGCCTGACCCGTAAGGCAGTCGATGAGCAGGGGCAATCCTACCCCGTGGCGATCCGTCGCGCGGTGGAAGAGGGGCGGATAACGCCACAGACAGCGGCGGTCGAACTCAAGGAGATTGGCTGATGTGGCGTTACACGGCTTTGCCGGTCAAGGTCGCGGTACTCGATGCACGAGCCTGCATTCCGGTGTTGGTGTTCGTGCTCTACTGGAGCTGGACGACGGCCTATATCGCCATCGCCGGGGTGGTGTTCTTCACGGTGATCTCGTGGTTCGGGCTGACCGTCCCGGCCGTGGTGCGGGTCATCCGGCGCGGGCTCGTCGGCAGCATCCGCCCGGCGGTCCCGGCCTGGAAACGGCGGCGGCTCGCATGAGCAACGGCGTCGACCTCGGCCTGGTCAGCCCCACCCTGCAGCGCCTACTGGAGCAAGGCGAGCGGGCTATCCTCTATGATTGCAAGGCTTCGCATCGGACCTTGATCTATGCGGCCGACAGCGCCGCTGCGCCGACTGGATTGTTGCCGGCCTTCCTGAGTGCCGCCGATGCCATCTGGCGGGAGGCGACCGGGAAGAGCCTGGGGATCGAGATCGCCACCCACCCGAATACGGTGCTTGGCTACACCGTGGTCTGCATACACGGCGGCACCTTCGCGACCGTCATGCTGGCGGTGATCGAGGCGATCGAGCAGATCGCACAACCGAAGACGCTGCTGGTCAACGATCTGAGTGGCGTCTGGCATGGGGCGGAAGATCGCATCGCCCGTTCTGCGCGCGCTCCGGTGCCCGTATGAAGGTTTGGGCGGGGCTGGCACTCGCCATCGCGTTGTCGCCAATCGCCGGGCATGCGGCAGAGCCAACGCTGCCCCCGGTCGTCCGCTGCATCGAGTCCGCCGCGGCGGTACACCGCGTTCCGCCTGCCGTGGTGGTGATCCTGCTATCCGTCGAAGGCGGCACGCTCGGCCATGTCAGCCAGAATACGAACGGTACAGTGGATATCGGCCCGATGCAGGTCAACACGATCTGGGTATCTATCGTGGCCAAACATTGGGGCGCCACCTCAGCTGAAACCTACGCGGCTTTGCGCGATAATTTCTGCGCCAACGTCGAAGCTGGAACCTGGATCCTGCGCCAAGCCATGGATCAGGCGCATGGCGACTTTTGGGAAGGGGTCGGCCTCTACCACTCCCACGACCCCGGCTACAAAGCCGACTACCTGCGCAAGGTGCTGCGGCAAGCGCTGCGCTTGCAAACCCAGGCACAACGCCAGGCCGCGCTGACACCCACCAATCGAACAGGAAGTTAACGACATGCCCGGCGGTCAAGGCAATCGGTCTGCATGGCCCTCCAACGATGACTTCACCTTTCTTAGCCTCGCGGTGGTGGTAATCGGTCTCGGCTTCTTCGGTTGGCTTGGTTGGACGAACTACCATACCGAAGTCTCGGGCGTGGTGGCCCACGTCGCGCGCTGGCAGATTCGCCTTGTCAGCATATTCACGCCGGCCCTGAATGGATTGGACCAGACTGTCGGGAACGCCAACCTCGATGCCGTGACGGTCCCCGAAATCCTCGGCGTGCTGAACCAGATCGGCCTCTACCTGCGGATCCCCGTCATCGTCTTCATCCTGGTCCTTGCCGGGCTTTGCTTCACCCGGGCGGCCCCGTCCAAGTTCACCCGCGCCCTCGATCTCAACGGCTTGATCGAGGAGCTAACCCCGACCTTCGGTTCGATCGCCGCCTTCGCCAAGCGCAATTTGCGGTTGGTGCCACTGCAGCCTGCTGCGCTGCGGCCAAGCGATCCGGCCCTGCATGCCGCGGAGTGGGTGCAGCGTTTCGCCCGCTCGACTGGAAAGCGCGGATCATCGGATGCCATTGCGCTCGACGAAGTGCGCGCCACGCAGGCTTTTACCGACCAGCTCGGACCGATGTGGCGCGGCGTCGAACAGGCGCCGGGCCATGTGCGGGTTCTTTATGCGGCGTTTGCCTTGCACCTCGAGCAGCGTCGGGAAGAGGCTCGCGATCTGCTGACGGCATTCTCGATCGCATTGCCACCCGGCGATCAGGCGGACACGACCGGACCGGCCCAATCCTATGCGGTGCCGCCCGAAGTGATCGGCGACGCCAATAAGGCTTTGCAGGCCAAGGAAATGCTGGTGCAGGCAGGGCGGATTGCCGCTGGACACGCCTACACCGCTCCGGTGCTCATGAGCCTGCTGACCGCGGCACGTCGGCGGTCCGGCGTTCTGGCGCCGGCTCAGTTCGCCTGCCTGAAGCTGGTCGATCGCAACCTCTGGTATGCGCTGCACTCCCTCGGCTTCGAGGGCGATGGCCCCGGCCAAACGACGCATCCGAACCCCAGGGTCGAGGCGGCGGGAGCGCGCGATCATTGGGCGGCGGAACGTACCGCCTGCCGTCCGCTGGTGATTCCATCGGTCGGCCGGGCGGTCAGCGCCGTTCGCGCCGCGATCGGCCAGGATGAGGTCAGCAGCAACCTCCCGGAGGCCGTATGACCCAGACACCGCTTCGCCTCGTGTTCGATGAAGCTCATTCCGCCCAGCCCCGGGCGATCGATATACCGTCCAGCACCACCACGCTGCACATCCACCTGCATCTCGGCAGCGAGGTGTCGCATCAAGGTCCCGTGCCGGTCGCAGATCGGCAACCAAGCCAAGCAAGCGGGCGATCGGGGAGGAGGCTTACGAGACCCCTCCTTCTCGGCCTGGCCGGCGTGGCGATCGTGATCGGTGCCTACGACTTTGGCGCCCGGACCGGCGAGGGACATGCCCGGGACATGTTGGCGAGGATCCAAGCTGGACCAAGCAGGCTGGCCTCGGAAGCGGCGCAATCGCCGCAAGCCCGTATGGCAGCGCCAGTCTCGAACGAGCTTCCCCCCAGCATTCGCCAGCAACTCGCCCAACCGCCGACGGTCATCGCGCCGCCTGGCATGGCTAATCCAGCCGGATCACCAGACCCGTTTGGCTTGCAGCATTGATTAAGAGAACACGAGAAAAGCATGAAAATAACCAGACCGTTCAGGATCAAGTCCGCCCTTACGGCCGCTAGCCTCGCCGTGGTGGTGACACTGGCCTCGCATCCGGCGCCGGCCCGTGCCGAGGCTCGTGATGTTCCGAAACCTGTTTCGCCATTTACGTCGAGAGTTGCCGAACCAAGTGACGTTCGCACCTCAATCACCGCGGTACGAGCGGCCTGCAGCGCCTGGCCAAGAGTAGTCAATGCCCCGCTAGCCGTCCCCCAAACGGGCGGCCCGGACATGGCTGCCATAAGCGATGGTAATCTCTGCGACTTCATCGACAATCCCGAAAGCGTTACATGGTCGGTGGGTATGTTTGCCGCCATTCTGACAACGATTGGGTTTGTTGTTGCAGCTGCGGTAATCGGTTTGCTGCGTATGATCCTTATTG is a genomic window containing:
- a CDS encoding ATP-binding protein is translated as MIGTLAKMLAGLSLTLRQPLYSFCDVETTHGDALVSKHSDYISFVRLDGMRKMATRQDVARMALAQRVDLAASLENKGHAILGWFASDPELSAVEIDRLNMDSCRAVARELNMDLTDILDERARLWPKIMRWEAAYYVLFTRRSVLTKEERKQMKEEQDAMARELPRVGDSQRFYLRSEIMAARHAAFVARVIASLRNADVATVELDAHASLTLAREALYRETAGSAWRPVLLGDRAMPRCPEDGEKARPEHLLWPSIRSQIFHADAVTQGGQRVQIGDYEYAPIDMAVGPEDPRPFIELAAALGRDRIPWRGAILIEGGGKSSMAMKEVGASFLAMFPSNGDLRRAFAALRQERIDNNHISVKLRASFATWAPIEDKRKLRRRASTLSQRIEGWGNCRATSVSGDPLEGAMSSVPGLALASTGTASLALLGDALSMMPWNRTASPWEHGSVVFRRPDGAIWPYDPAGGSMRPQVLDIFVAPPRSGKSVLANSINLGLCLSTAVMGSKGAKLPLIGKVDIGPSVQGFIRLLQEALGPERRHEAIFVTMQFGRGYEVNIFDLQVGCEYPLPLEKAFLQNFMALATLPPETTTPFEGINQMIGLVLDEAYRLCTDVPGGSPKRYRVGVEPDVDAMLQNRNVDLEHEEPWWRDVVNALIGLGEYRLAEVAQRYAVPTMQDLISAARTDQVRDMFNKLKIDATHEDSCSLFERYIYDIIRKYPTLNSPTKLDFGPARVIGLDLAAVAPTGSASANRQTEMMYMLARHLLARNFFLHPDYAQYVPVAVRDYHLARFQDVMESVKRLDYDEWHRTERSPQVRAQAELDVREGPKHNIQLGFASQRLQDMGDGITSQATGRFILKAGDEKEADEIINRFNLTEASAGIVRYGLNGPGPEGAPFLAILTAGGEKYEQMLVNSLGPIELWALSTTPGDTGLRNRLYDRVGFSEGLRRLSKVFPYGSALKEIDRRKKDRLIRGELDTKAELGVIDELAGELLNGHGIGMKLRDPDVEGPEPILLAAE
- a CDS encoding DotD/TraH family lipoprotein (Members of this family include DotD of type IVB secretion systems and TraH of plasmid conjugative plasmid systems, both lipoproteins.), whose protein sequence is MKVDRAKVFETTSPSSGISTVGALLALGLLAGCASTVVPTDVSMTGMPNAELALRRTLDQVNGDMTQIGGMRPSGYAEAAANAPVLPGELQKPVQFVWTGSLDAGVRKLATSIGYTVVVSAPDDAQAISVAINIDGQVISAFRALGDQAGTTATVQVDPQHRQVQVIHHV
- a CDS encoding type IV secretory system conjugative DNA transfer family protein translates to MFKLRALLCAATVLSSLTISQAGRAEGGIYPNAVPPLPSALQVDQATQTLGNSTNQPVTGAAEAPAIVGGQAPPSLEALQATRPGDQHGDGLKPGRAEELRQSAMVYGAQGGLAGRAFALNEMLRRYEPVLDTTFDFRSLVLPVGSGQTLMRPPIITQAQLAFALGEGGQVARETACIYEITREAQLTSAPPNWREYLVRSWAAPQRPADAALPRTDDEVAYWNKWVAEGWGHGEKQAVDIFLSDLSRLQRDITGMARYRVLLRSGLVEQPRVVFQTRATQGGRDTLHVGDKVVRITDQPGLQGRRAGAGYGCQ
- a CDS encoding type IV pilus twitching motility protein PilT gives rise to the protein MNAVTPIELSSAPAEFWPDEGTVWVSDPRKAAPGLDSLLSWAYDLGASRIGFTTGHPVWLRIHGRNRRATQHSLDEAEIAQIANHLYGADGTARLQGGQDFDVSYEIARTRTKRLRFRLNATPIRTSRRDGANVVLRPIPDMPPTLAAQLVEPGIMAAFRPREGMVIVSGATGSGKSTLIAGFTMAKLEDPAGHYNIAEGAAPIEFLLDRVKSPSSTINQTEIPRDLPTFEAFIRGCMRREPTDIIVGECRDGATMSAAVQAAISGHVLLSTIHAPDVALTMQRIASLCPADERDNLVSAVAQSLRLVINQRLAISTDGRRTALREYLVFDAKLRTKFLQTNPSDWPSLTRKAVDEQGQSYPVAIRRAVEEGRITPQTAAVELKEIG
- the icmT gene encoding IcmT/TraK family protein, giving the protein MWRYTALPVKVAVLDARACIPVLVFVLYWSWTTAYIAIAGVVFFTVISWFGLTVPAVVRVIRRGLVGSIRPAVPAWKRRRLA
- a CDS encoding lytic transglycosylase domain-containing protein, whose protein sequence is MKVWAGLALAIALSPIAGHAAEPTLPPVVRCIESAAAVHRVPPAVVVILLSVEGGTLGHVSQNTNGTVDIGPMQVNTIWVSIVAKHWGATSAETYAALRDNFCANVEAGTWILRQAMDQAHGDFWEGVGLYHSHDPGYKADYLRKVLRQALRLQTQAQRQAALTPTNRTGS
- a CDS encoding secretion/conjugation apparatus DotM-related subunit, encoding MPGGQGNRSAWPSNDDFTFLSLAVVVIGLGFFGWLGWTNYHTEVSGVVAHVARWQIRLVSIFTPALNGLDQTVGNANLDAVTVPEILGVLNQIGLYLRIPVIVFILVLAGLCFTRAAPSKFTRALDLNGLIEELTPTFGSIAAFAKRNLRLVPLQPAALRPSDPALHAAEWVQRFARSTGKRGSSDAIALDEVRATQAFTDQLGPMWRGVEQAPGHVRVLYAAFALHLEQRREEARDLLTAFSIALPPGDQADTTGPAQSYAVPPEVIGDANKALQAKEMLVQAGRIAAGHAYTAPVLMSLLTAARRRSGVLAPAQFACLKLVDRNLWYALHSLGFEGDGPGQTTHPNPRVEAAGARDHWAAERTACRPLVIPSVGRAVSAVRAAIGQDEVSSNLPEAV